The region GTGCGGGGACATATTTCCTTCACCGCATGTTGCTGCTTAAAATCAGTGTTTCCTCTCATGCCAATCACTGAAGTCCCATGCTGCCACCCCAGTCGTACTAACCTGCAGTCTTACCTATTCTTGTGTTTACATTCCTCTAGCAGCCACACACCAGGCATTTGACCTGCTGTGCTCAACCTCTCGCCACAACATGACAGGCTGTCAGTCTCATGAAAACCTACAGTATTGCTCACAGGGTCTAGTTCTTACATTATGGATGGGTTGTCCACACAGCATCTGTCTTCTTCTGCCTCTACGCTTTCTTTTCTCCCATGTCTCTTAACTTGATCTGAATTAGAcctcttttgtgttttacagCCATTTACGGTGTCTCAGAGCGAGCAGCAGAGATTAATGGGAACATGAAGGACGTGTAATCTGCCTATTGtgattttctctgatgtgccccctttttctttttcttttttttttaacaggaagtTGTGTAGAGGATCAGTTTCTCTGACGCTGCACACACTAAACGCATACCTCAAGGGGGTTCCATTATCAAAGCCGGTGTTTGGGGTATAATCCATTTGAAATGCAGTTATCTGTTATAACTCACAGACAGGGCTGGAACCGAGCCTGGCTGTGAGGAGTGACCCTGCCCAGATGCTTGGCACCGACACTGTCGCTGCCTGGCCTACAGCAGAGGCTGCACACTGGGATACAGATagaacttgtgtttgtgtgcgtgtgtgtgtgtgtgtgtgtgtgcgtgtgtgtgtgcgtgtgtgtgtcacagtaaaCTATCCATTTAAAGACTGGATGGAGAGTTTAGCTCCATTGCATTTTCTGCCCAAACCTTCTATCTTTTGCTTTATCTCACCTTCCCAGTCACTTCTTCCGCCGCTCTCAGTTTCTCTCCACACCATCATCttcatttcttccttttttttcgcCACACACTGTTTGGACAAGCTTTTCAAGCCCTTGGAGGATAGCAGTGGGGTTTTTACGGTGGGCTAATGCGCAGGATACGTTAAAAAGGCCATCACCGATTCAGAAAATGAACACGAGAACATTGTCATGTCATGATTATTTCATGACAGCTGTAAAGCGAAATACATTCACTCTCATTTCTGGTGACCTTTTCCTCACTCTTACTGGAAGTGTTTTTCAGCTATGATAAAAATGGACTTAGGCATGCTCAGCTCTACTTATATCCGACATTCTTTGGGCTCACTGTGTGCTGGATCCTCTGTAGTCAGGCGGCCAGTAATAAAATGTCCAACTGCACTTCAGTTCTGGGCATGGAGGCAATAATAACTCCACCCTGGGAAGAAAACCTTCTCCAAAGGGAATGATTTTGGATAGGTCTCTGAAAATAGCTGAAAGAACATGGACATTTTTATCACTTATTATTTCCCAACAGAGTAACTTAGATCtatgtctgttgtgtttgttaaacttatttttttaaataattaaatcagaTCCCTGCTTGGCTTCTGCTATTTTTACATATTGTTGTAGCACTGCAAGCATAAATGAATGGTAGAGTAACTTTCTCCACTGATGTGTTCTGTAGTCATTCCTTTCTCGCTCTGAGATTGCTGCATTTCTATTGGTGAATATGCATCAAATACAGGTAAGCATCATACTCTgaaataatgtgtgtttgttgatttacaTGCTATGAGAGTGTATGCCCAAGAAGAGCATACTCTTTGTACTGTCTCAGCTGTCTCCTTACAACTATTTCCAGTCTGGTTTTCTGCCTTTGGCTCGgcgaaaaacaaaacaaagtcctGCTCCAAAAGTTCTTTAATATCTGCCTATGCAAgctgtgaaaacacatttcctcttgGAAGACAAAGGACATATCTTTGGATCTAAATATCATCTTTGTAACCAGAGTCCTGAGACAGAATCTCATTGACAATTCCACGGCACTGAGCAGAgcttttcttccattttctctTTATTGCAATTCCGTTATTATCCATTTTATGACCTGCAGCCAGCTGTATTCACAAATGACCTTATAGTTCAAGTTTGCAGATTCATTCAAAAAACTCTGAAAGATCTCTGTTTGGGTCATCGCTTTGCCAGAAATATTCACATTTCTCTGTCACAGTGTATTTCTTATGCTCTGTCTCTTTTTACTCCCTGGCACAGTGGGTAAATTATTGCACCGCTGGAACTGATTGTGTTTGCTCCTTAATgaggtgtttttgtgttttttttttttttttacagagttgATTTCTGATGAGATGTTTCTTACCCGctgctcttttaaaaatgtcttttctttACCTCTCTGTCATACCAAGGTTTATTTCTTGGAATTCATTCATGCCATGATGAATCGTTTCCTGCTCTGTTTGTGAAGAACTTCTCACTCTTCCCTCTTATAGAATTCATGTCAGTGTCATATTGTATTAATCACTCTCTGAATGTTGAGTTGTACTTCACTTTTGCCGTATTTGCACAACTCTTCTTGATCGCCGACTTCCTCATTTTCTGCAGAATATAACAAGCACTTGtgctgtttttataaaaaaaaaaaaaggagatcgacagtctttatttttcatatctGCCTTTTTCTATTTGTTAAACCCTTTGGGATTGATGTgtcagctgctctctcttttcttaTGCTGAGGACGTATTGTTTATCAGTTCCTGACACTGGTTTTTGTAACATCACTGACAGTTTGGCTTACAGAAAAAGGCTGGTTTCCTTCCTTGTAGTATATCACTTAAATCAGAGTCTGGCAGGCTCATGGGTGTTCCCATAAATTTTTTGCGTTATTTCTTTTCTCCCTGGTCTGGTTGTCATAGAGATATCTCTCTTAACCTTAAATCTCATTAATCAAACTCTTAAATCAAAGTGTAGCTTCCCTAAATTTCATACAATTGAGTCCTCAGTTCAGTCTACATGCACTTgatgaaacaaagacatcagCTCCTTACAAGAAGGTATTTTTCAGCTACCACTTTTTGACCCTACGCGTTTCAATCCAGGTCATCATTCTTTTCTCAGTAGCCTGCTGCCACAATGTTTTCATTGCCTGACATAGCTTTAGGTGATATTTCTTCCCCTCGTGGCAGATTGTTTATTCTTCCTGACCTCCGCTGTCACTGTAACGTTTCCTCTTCTTGTCTCCAGGTTGTTCATGACATCGATACCCTGACTGGCGACCTGCAGCTGGAAGAGGACGGACTGACGGACAGCTCCAAGACGGACACGCTCAACTCCAGCTCGAGCTCCACCACCACTACTACCACCGCTTCCAGCCTGGAGAAGATGAAGCTCTTCCCTGATGACTGTATCTTCAAACTACCTGCACCCATCGCCCCGGCCCCGGTCCACCCTCATGCAGTCCTGACTGTACTGAAGAAACCCCACCCTCCCCTACCCCCACCCAGACTCACCCCGCTGAGGGCCGAGGAGCACAACATTAAGAATCTGCCTCATCCAACATTAGTGTTGTCAGGGAATATATCCAAGGCTGCCGGGTCTGTAATGAGGAATGGCGGCGTTTTTCCGTTGAAACCAAACAGGGATTTATTCTCCTCCACGCCATGTTTCATTTCTAATGACGGAATCTCTGAGTCGGGTCTTGTACCTACATTACCCAGACCCATGCCTCTTCTACGCCACGAAAAGAACAAATGCCCCAAGGCCCCTGGCAGGGAATCTCGTGAAAGGGAACGTGTGCGTTTTAGTGAGAAGGTCCAGTACCACGGCTATTGCCCAGACTGTGACCTTCAATATGACGTGGACGACACAGAACTTCACATACAGGCCGAGCTCAACGACCTGAGGCTCAGTCCAGTGCATTGCTGctcttcttcccctcctcctccatctcacGCTCTTCCTCATGACCTGATGTTGGAGAACGGGGGCCTCCCAATGAGCCACAGTTTCCCCCCAACAACGAACACTCCTCTGCCTTGTGTGCCTCCTCACCCGCCTTCCCTAAAGCCCCAGAAAACAATCCTTCGTAAATCAACCACTACCACGGTTTGACGCAGAACCACTTGTTCCGTCTACcctaaacatttttgaatcattCATAGTGTTTTCCACTTTATGAGTGCTTTCTACTCCAGCTGAACTTTGGATTTCCAAACAGAGGGGAAGAGTTGGAAAATAGGAAACAAAAGGATGGATAAAAAAGGAATGAAACAGAGACAAAGCCATCGC is a window of Labrus mixtus chromosome 5, fLabMix1.1, whole genome shotgun sequence DNA encoding:
- the prr16 gene encoding protein Largen — its product is MSGTPNAEAEGVVSKVQVKREIKTIVENLETILGDLKDVAKELKEVVHDIDTLTGDLQLEEDGLTDSSKTDTLNSSSSSTTTTTTASSLEKMKLFPDDCIFKLPAPIAPAPVHPHAVLTVLKKPHPPLPPPRLTPLRAEEHNIKNLPHPTLVLSGNISKAAGSVMRNGGVFPLKPNRDLFSSTPCFISNDGISESGLVPTLPRPMPLLRHEKNKCPKAPGRESRERERVRFSEKVQYHGYCPDCDLQYDVDDTELHIQAELNDLRLSPVHCCSSSPPPPSHALPHDLMLENGGLPMSHSFPPTTNTPLPCVPPHPPSLKPQKTILRKSTTTTV